In Chitinophagaceae bacterium C216, the genomic stretch CCTACCAGCTAGGGCGACATGGTTTTGCGAGAGACTGCGTATTTGAGCTTCATAATGCAACGGATAATAGTTTGAGTTTTCTTTTGCAAAGTGATGAAGAAACATTAAAGAACTATCCTTTTCTTTTTAAATTATGCATTGAGTATACACTTATCGAAGACAAACTGAGGGTTACTTATCGGGTAGTAAATATTGGGGAAGAAGATATGTATTTTTCCATTGGAGCGCATCCGGCATTCAAAGTGCCGCTTTTCGAAGGAGATGCGTATAGCGATTACAAACTTGAGTTCGAAGTGGTAGAAAATACGGGGCGGTGGCCCATTAATTATGATGGTCTATTGGAAAGTAGCGATATCCCTTTTTTCTATAATAATAATGTCATTCAATTGCGAAAGGAGCTTTTTTATAAAGATGCCATCGTCTTCAAGCATCTTCAAAGTAAAAAAGTTAAGCTCGTATCCATTAAGAACAATAAAGGTTTTGAAATTAGCTTTGACGACTTTCCTTATTTAGGAATCTGGGCGGCAAAAAATGCAGATTTTGTATGTATTGAGCCTTGGTGCGGTATCGCCGATAGTGTAAATGCCGATCAACAGATTACGAATAAAGAAGGTATTCATCAATTGGCACCTGGTGCAGTCTTTGTTAGGCACTGGGAATTTTCCTTTATATCTTAAAAGTATTATTAAAAAGTAGGCTCAAGAGTAGTCTTTATGGGGTTTATATGTATCTTCCCGTGCTTTAAGTAATGAAACGAACGATTCTTTTTTTTCTAAGTTTAACTTTATTCCTTTCTGGGTATGGACAGGCATATCATACCTTGAGCGGCACTGTTCGTTCGGCACGGACGGGGGAAACGCTTATTAATGCTAGTGTAAAAGTACTCAACAGTGATGAGGGGGTGAGCAGTAATGAGTACGGATTTTACTCTATCACTCTAAAGGATGGGGAGTATGAAATAGAATATTCTGCCATTGGATACGAAACTGTAATTGAAAAAATTACCCTACAATCCAATATTGTTAGGAATATAGAACTCCCTGATGAAATCAAGAATTTAGAGACGGTAAGTGTTACAGCTAATACCCGGGGACGTACGATTTCTGGGACACAAATGGGAGTGGAGCGTCTCAGCACTAATGAAATTAAGACAATTCCCATGCTGCTGGGTGAGCGAGACATACTCAAGGCTATTCAATTGCTTCCCGGTATTAAGCAGGCGGGAGATGGGAATAGTGGTTTCTATGTGCGAGGGGGTGGCTCTGATCAAAATCTGATTTTGCTGGATGAAGCTCAGGTGTATAATGCTTCTCATTTATTGGGATTTTTTTCAACGTTCAACTCCGATGCTATTAAAGATATCACCGTATACAAAGGTGGTATGCCAGCACAGTATGGCGGTAGACTGTCGTCGGTACTGGATGTAAAAATGAATGAAGGCAATAATCAAGATTTTGAACTTAGCGGTGGTATTGGACTTATTTCTGCTAAATTAAATGCTGAAGGGCCCATTCAGAAAGGGCGTTCCTCTTTTCTTCTTTCAGGACGCCGAACTTATGCCGATTTATTCATTCCGCTCAGCAGTGATACCAGCATAAGGGATAATCGTCTATATTTTTATGATTATAATGCCAAGATCAATTATAAACTGAGTGAAAGGGATAATATTTATTTATCGGGCTATATGGGACGCGATCATTTGAAGTTGGGACAACAGTTCGGCATGGATTGGGGAAATATAACCGGTACGCTCAGGTGGAATCATATTTTTAATAGCAAGTTATTTTCTAATACGTCGCTTATTTTTAGCGATTTTGATTATAATATACGGATTAATAACAGTAGTAACGATTTAAGCATCTTCTCAGAGATACGAGATATTAATCTTAAGCACGAGTTTCAATGGTATACATCGGGGAAGCACACTTTGCGCTTTGGATTGAATTCTATCTATCATACCATAAAGCCGGGCGAAGTAACTTCATCGGGCGAAACCAGCTATAATGACTTTTATCTGCAAAAGAGGTATGCATGGGAGAATGCCATCTTTGCAACCGATACATGGAGAATGCTACCTTGGCTAAATGTGACTTATGGATTGCGTTTGTCTTCATTTGCGGTACTGGGTCCCGGTGATTTTTATGAAATAGATGGTGATGGTAATATTACCGATACGCTCACTTATAAAAAAGGTCAGCTTGTAAAAAATTACATCAATCTGGAACCGAGACTGGCCG encodes the following:
- the lacX gene encoding Protein LacX, plasmid; protein product: MHTLENEYIRIAVADKGAELQSIQDVKTGQEYMWSGDAAFWGKHSPVLFPIVGSLKGGTYYYKNRAYQLGRHGFARDCVFELHNATDNSLSFLLQSDEETLKNYPFLFKLCIEYTLIEDKLRVTYRVVNIGEEDMYFSIGAHPAFKVPLFEGDAYSDYKLEFEVVENTGRWPINYDGLLESSDIPFFYNNNVIQLRKELFYKDAIVFKHLQSKKVKLVSIKNNKGFEISFDDFPYLGIWAAKNADFVCIEPWCGIADSVNADQQITNKEGIHQLAPGAVFVRHWEFSFIS